In one window of Candidatus Thermoplasmatota archaeon DNA:
- a CDS encoding PKD domain-containing protein, giving the protein DGPAKVKRNQDINYVLNAVDPDGDDVSYYVDWGDGTSTGWTTPSASGDNVTVTHKWTKKGTYQVKAKAKDIYGSESGWTTISVSVPRVISVNVLLHRILERFPHAFPILRKIIAA; this is encoded by the coding sequence GATGGTCCTGCAAAAGTTAAACGAAATCAGGATATTAATTATGTACTTAACGCAGTGGATCCAGATGGAGACGATGTTTCATACTATGTTGACTGGGGTGATGGAACATCAACTGGTTGGACAACACCATCTGCATCAGGTGACAATGTAACAGTAACTCATAAATGGACGAAAAAAGGAACATACCAAGTTAAAGCAAAAGCAAAGGATATCTATGGTTCTGAAAGTGGCTGGACTACAATATCTGTGTCTGTACCAAGGGTTATCTCAGTTAATGTTTTATTGCATAGGATCTTGGAACGATTCCCACATGCGTTTCCGATACTAAGAAAAATAATAGCAGCATAA